A region of the Micromonospora sediminicola genome:
CGCCGTCGGCGAGCTGGGCCGCGCCGGTCTGCAACTGGTCGAGGCCCCGGGCCAGCTTGTCGGCGCCCTGCACCGCCTGGTTCAGGCCGCCGGCGAGCTGCCCGGCCCCGTTCTCGGCGCTCCCCAGCCCGTCGGCGAGCTGACCGGCGCCGCGCTGCGACGTGCCGAGCCCGTCGGAGATCTTCCCCGCCCCGTCGGCGGCCCGGCCGGTCTCGGCCTTGGCGTCGGTGAAGCCGATGAGCATCTTGTCGAAGTACGAGGCGGCGGTGCTCTCCGCGGCGGCGGCCCGGATCTCGCTGAACGCCGAGCGGGCGAGCAGCCCGGAGAGGTAGTTGGTGGCGTCGTCGTTCACCACCTTCAGCTCGCCCTGCCGGGCCGGGCGGTCCGGCTCGGGGCTGGCGGCCAGCGTGGCGGAGAAGTCGGCGGGGATGGAGAAGACCAGGTGGTAGCGGCCGTCGCGCAGGCCCTTCGTGGCGTCGGCCTGGTCGGTCACGGTCCAGCCGAAGACCTTGCGGTCGAACAGTTCGTCAGCGAGGTCCCGCCCGGCGTGCACCTCGGTGCCGTCGCCGGCCCGGGCCGGCCGGTCGGCGTTGACCAGGGCGACCGGGATCCGGTCGAGGTTCCCGTACGGGTCCCAGAAGGCGTAGAGGTAGAGCGCGCCGTAGAGCAGCGGCACCACGGTGAGCACGGCGAGCGCGGCGCGCGGCAGCCGGCCGCGGGTCATCCGGCGCAGCTCGAACAGGGCCAGTCGCAGCACGCTCATGCGGGCACCTCGGCGGTCGGAACGGAAGCGGTCGGGGCGGAACCGGCCGGGGCGGGACCGGTCAGGGCGGGCGCGGGCAGCGCGGGGTCACCGATGCGGTGCGCGGTGGCGGACACCCCGGGTTCGACGGCGCGGGCGCTGACGACCACCGCGTACCCCTGGTCGGCGAGGCGTTCCAGGGCGGCCCACATCCACTCCCGTTCGGGGCGGTCGGCGCCGGCGTCCACGTCGTCGGCGACGATCAGGCGGGGGCCGCCGAGGCTGGCCAGCACCAGCCCGAGCACCTGCCGCTCGACCGGGGTGAGGTCGCGGCCGTACCGGTCGGGGTCGAGCGGGGCGTCGGTGAAGCCGGCGCCGGCGATGGCGGCGGCGTAGGCGTCGCGGCGGTAGGCCCGGCGCGCCCGCACGGCGGCGACCGGGACGAGCTGGCGGCGGCGGCGCGGGACCGGGCCGAGCAGCAGCAGCCGTTCGGTGATGTGCTCGGCGACGGTGAGCGTCGGGTCGGGCTCGTGCACGCCGGCCACCTGGCCGAGCGCGGCCGGTCCCCGGCGGCGCAGCTCGCCGTGGCTGTGCGGGAAGCGTCCGGCCAGGGCGAGCAGCAGCGAGGTGCGCCCGCTGCCGGGCGGCCCGGTCACCGCGTGCAGCTCACCGGCGGCGGCGGTGAGGTCGACGTCCCGGTAGACCCATCCGCGGCGGGTCCGCAGCCCGAGCCCGCTGGCCTCGACGATCGTCATGACACCCGTTCCCGAAACTAAACTGACTGGTCAGTACAAAAACATGACCAGCATAGCGCCGGGTGTCCGGTTCGACGCAACGCGAGGAGAGGGTGATCCTCAGAACAGCACGGTGGCGAGCGTGCCGACCGGGCGGAAGCCGCAGCGCTCGTAGACCCGCCGGGCCGGCAGGTTGAAGTCGTTGACGTAGAGGCTGACCGTCGGCGCGACCCGCTCCAACGTGTCGCGCACCACCGCGGCCATGGCGGCGGCGGCGATGCCCCGGCCCCGCCACTCGGGCGCCACCCAGACGCCCTGCACCTGCGCGGTGCGGCGGGTCACCACGGCCAACTCGGCCTTGAAGACCACCCGGCCGTCGACGAAGCGGGCGTAGGCCCGGCCGGCGCGCACCAGCTCGGTCACCCGCCGCCGGTAGCCGCGCCCGCCGTCCTCGGCCAGCGG
Encoded here:
- a CDS encoding ATP-binding cassette domain-containing protein is translated as MTIVEASGLGLRTRRGWVYRDVDLTAAAGELHAVTGPPGSGRTSLLLALAGRFPHSHGELRRRGPAALGQVAGVHEPDPTLTVAEHITERLLLLGPVPRRRRQLVPVAAVRARRAYRRDAYAAAIAGAGFTDAPLDPDRYGRDLTPVERQVLGLVLASLGGPRLIVADDVDAGADRPEREWMWAALERLADQGYAVVVSARAVEPGVSATAHRIGDPALPAPALTGPAPAGSAPTASVPTAEVPA